One Malus sylvestris chromosome 14, drMalSylv7.2, whole genome shotgun sequence DNA segment encodes these proteins:
- the LOC126599637 gene encoding uncharacterized protein LOC126599637 codes for MEPNLPSRSNRKRPVPELSDSDSDSDRPTAERRVKFPKGKKARREDEPVKIPRADEDDDEIGVEFPDPRFAAKEREKRRRFGDDGIGAGDDVSAAEVAYGEELDYDNFVEDGIQMEPFNLEKERKEGYFDAEGNFVEYAEGNRVKDAWLDSVEAGVTQLHVPKPKVEDDTEDLPPEDEDIGKIKRRIADVLEEGETVLQALRRLKGDKKVKMSPETKRVFDQLTEDAVTLMDKHGEYDVNHEKKEIFEREAQGYETLARARLEGIPPVANDNNGDETAGDGYDMFGEDDDEDANAAARPSDSNGGGVGSSEAQNDYVFDENSGYYYSSSLGYYYDPSTGLYCSAASGVWYSYNEETGAYDEVSHHDQAASAAAATAEAAKL; via the coding sequence ATGGAACCCAATCTTCCATCGCGATCCAATCGCAAGCGCCCCGTCCCTGAACTCTCCGACTCCGATTCCGATTCCGACAGACCCACGGCAGAAAGGAGGGTTAAGTTTCCCAAGGGGAAGAAGGCGAGACGGGAAGACGAACCCGTGAAGATACCCCGAGCCGACGAGGACGACGACGAGATCGGGGTTGAGTTTCCGGACCCCCGTTTCGCCGCCAAAGAACGCGAGAAGCGGCGCCGGTTCGGGGACGACGGGATCGGCGCCGGCGACGATGTCTCCGCCGCCGAAGTCGCGTACGGCGAGGAATTGGATTACGACAATTTCGTGGAGGACGGGATTCAGATGGAGCCTTTCAACTTGGAGAAGGAGAGGAAAGAGGGGTATTTCGATGCCGAGGGGAATTTCGTCGAGTATGCTGAAGGAAATCGAGTGAAGGATGCTTGGCTGGATAGCGTTGAAGCTGGGGTTACGCAGTTACATGTTCCGAAACCGAAAGTCGAAGATGATACGGAGGATTTGCCACCGGAAGATGAAGATATTGGGAAGATTAAGAGGCGCATTGCCGATGTGCTCGAGGAAGGCGAAACGGTGTTGCAGGCTCTGAGGAGGTTGAAGGgggacaagaaggtgaagatGTCGCCGGAGACGAAGAGGGTTTTCGATCAGCTGACTGAGGATGCTGTGACACTGATGGACAAGCATGGGGAGTATGATGTGAATCATGAGAAGAAGGAGATTTTCGAACGGGAGGCTCAGGGGTATGAGACTTTAGCTAGGGCAAGACTAGAAGGCATCCCGCCAGTTGCTAATGATAACAATGGTGATGAAACTGCTGGAGATGGATATGATATGTTTGGTGAAGACGATGATGAAGATGCTAATGCTGCTGCTAGACCGTCGGATTCCAACGGAGGAGGAGTTGGTTCGTCCGAAGCGCAGAATGATTATGTGTTTGATGAGAATTCGGGGTACTATTATAGCAGCAGTTTGGGGTACTATTATGATCCGTCGACAGGGCTCTATTGCTCCGCTGCATCTGGGGTTTGGTACTCGTACAATGAGGAGACCGGAGCGTATGACGAAGTTTCTCACCATGATCAGGCTGCTTCTGCTGCGGCTGCCACCGCTGAGGCTGCAAAGTTGTAA